The following proteins are co-located in the Rhodococcus opacus B4 genome:
- a CDS encoding D-arabinono-1,4-lactone oxidase: MAQDTWRNWAGTETANPLRLATPRSVEDLCALVSGAARQGQRVKAVGSGHSFTGVAVTDGILVSLDALTGIESVTLDEPAGALVTVLAGTRLHDLSEQLWHRGLALINLGDIDVQSVAGALSTGTHGTGARFGGLATQVRALQVVLADGSVADCSPTENPELFEAARLGLGAVGIISKVTIQCVPNYVMHAVEKPESLDATLDRLDHDRATVDHFEFYWFPHTRRVLTKRNTRLPGDTPTSPLHPVRSYVDDELLSNVLFEGINRVASLAPSTIPKINRLSSRMLSAREFTDRSYRVFASERRVKFREMEYAVPTEALPDTLAAIDSWVEKSDFTVAFPVEVRFAAGDDVWLSTANGRDTAYIAVHQYHRRDHEPYFSAVEAIAREVGGRPHWGKLHGRTAEDLRPAYPNFDEFLAVRDKYDPERMFGNAYLRTVLGG, from the coding sequence ATGGCACAGGACACATGGCGCAACTGGGCGGGCACCGAGACGGCGAACCCGCTGCGGTTGGCTACCCCACGTTCGGTGGAGGACCTCTGCGCACTCGTCAGCGGTGCCGCGCGGCAGGGACAGCGGGTCAAAGCCGTGGGGTCGGGCCACTCCTTCACCGGGGTCGCCGTCACCGACGGCATCCTGGTCAGCCTCGACGCGCTCACCGGCATCGAATCCGTCACCCTCGACGAACCGGCGGGCGCCCTCGTCACCGTCCTCGCCGGCACGCGACTGCACGACCTGAGCGAGCAACTCTGGCACCGCGGACTGGCCCTGATCAACCTGGGCGACATCGACGTACAGTCCGTCGCGGGCGCGCTGTCCACCGGAACACACGGCACCGGAGCACGTTTCGGAGGTCTCGCCACCCAGGTCCGCGCCCTGCAGGTGGTGCTGGCGGACGGCTCGGTGGCCGACTGCTCCCCCACCGAGAACCCCGAACTGTTCGAGGCGGCACGCCTGGGCCTCGGCGCGGTCGGCATCATCTCGAAGGTCACGATCCAGTGCGTGCCGAACTACGTGATGCACGCCGTCGAGAAGCCGGAATCACTCGACGCCACCCTCGACCGTCTCGACCACGACCGCGCCACGGTCGACCACTTCGAGTTCTACTGGTTCCCCCACACCCGCCGCGTGCTGACGAAGCGCAACACCCGGTTACCCGGCGACACCCCGACCTCTCCCCTCCATCCGGTCCGCTCCTACGTCGACGACGAACTGCTGTCCAACGTCCTGTTCGAGGGCATCAACAGAGTGGCGAGCCTTGCGCCGTCCACGATTCCGAAGATCAACCGGCTCTCGTCGCGCATGCTGAGCGCGCGCGAGTTCACCGACCGCAGCTACCGCGTCTTCGCGTCGGAGCGCCGGGTCAAGTTCCGCGAGATGGAGTACGCGGTGCCCACCGAGGCACTTCCGGACACGCTCGCGGCGATCGACTCGTGGGTGGAGAAATCCGATTTCACGGTCGCGTTCCCCGTCGAGGTCCGGTTCGCCGCGGGTGACGACGTGTGGCTGTCGACGGCGAACGGGCGGGACACGGCGTACATCGCGGTGCACCAGTATCACCGCCGCGACCACGAACCGTACTTCTCCGCGGTCGAGGCCATCGCCCGGGAGGTGGGCGGGCGGCCGCACTGGGGCAAGTTGCACGGCCGCACCGCCGAGGACCTGCGGCCGGCGTATCCGAACTTCGACGAGTTCCTCGCCGTCCGCGACAAGTACGATCCCGAGCGAATGTTCGGCAACGCGTACCTCCGGACCGTCCTCGGTGGCTAA
- a CDS encoding TM0106 family RecB-like putative nuclease, translated as MFLLDDTIVYSASDLSAAATCEFALLRRLDATLGLGGAGTSAPSVDDDPMLRRTSSLGDAHEHRRLEQFRAEYGDGVVTMDRPEYTTVGLFDANLATVEAISGGADVVYQGTFFDGRFLGFCDFLVRDGDTFAVYDTKLSRHAKVPALLQLAAYAEALAGNGIPTSPDVHLLLGDDSDSAHPLGDIVPVYSARRSSLERILDEHRDEQSVAEWGDPRYTACGRCDTCTPEVEQHRDLLLVAGMRSTQRSRLIAAGIGTLDALAAHTGGVEGLPERTLESLRAQAALQLRQESSGTPEFQLYAPQALGGLPEPDDGDIFFDFEGDPLWAENGSTDWGLEYLFGVVEGPAEAAVFRPFWAHDRAEERQALVDFLDYVTARRQQYPNMHIYHYAAYEKSALLRLAGRHGVGEETVDTLLRDNVLVDLYPVVRGCLRIGERSYSIKKLEPLYMPEQPRDGDVTNAAASVVAYADYCDHRDNGRDEEARALLQGIADYNEYDCDSTLRLRDWLIGQAQSHGVALRPPGDGPTPVTEECTPAEAALREFAGHGPSEHRGHDQQAAALMAAAVGYHRRERKPFWWAHFDRLVVPHDELSDIRDVLVVSSAVVEENWHKSTPRQRKLRRRLELTGRFGTGSTVGPKTTMYALYDTPAPEAVAGDNAQQRGTCTVNVLEVGKDGRRRDVVIVEELLNGEEYGQLPTAITPGPPITTDRIESAIAVAADGMCSPLPELPLCASVDILRRSDPRTRSGNPLPPVDGTDYAGAITAALLDLEDSYVAVQGPPGTGKTYTGARVIKALVEQHHWRIGVVAQSHSVIENMLGGVVKAGLPAELVAKKDGRHRAATWTDISSNDYPGFIDQAEGTGCVIGGTAWDFANTDRVPPGSLDLLVIDEAGQFALANTIAVGGAARNLLLLGDPQQLPQVSQGTHPEPVDASALGWLAEGHGALPASRGYFLERTWRMHPDLCAPVSTLSYDGKLRSQESASAARRLDGIDAGVHTVVVDHQGNATQSPEESREVVNRITKLLGSGWTDPSEFEGTRPLDESDILVVAPYNAQVGLIERDLAAVGLDKVEVGTVDKFQGREAAVAIVSMTASAIEDVPRGMSFLLSRNRMNVAVSRGKWAAIIVRSESLTQYMPSTPEGLIELGAFMRLTDQPKH; from the coding sequence GTGTTCCTCCTCGACGACACCATCGTCTACAGCGCCAGCGACCTCTCCGCGGCCGCCACCTGCGAGTTCGCGTTGCTGCGCCGGCTGGATGCCACGCTCGGGCTCGGCGGCGCCGGCACCTCCGCCCCGTCCGTCGACGACGATCCGATGCTGCGACGGACCTCGAGTCTGGGCGACGCTCACGAACATCGCCGGCTCGAGCAGTTCCGCGCCGAGTACGGCGACGGCGTGGTCACCATGGACCGGCCCGAGTACACCACCGTGGGCCTGTTCGACGCGAACCTGGCCACCGTGGAGGCGATCAGCGGCGGTGCCGACGTCGTGTACCAGGGCACGTTCTTCGACGGCCGCTTCCTGGGCTTCTGCGACTTCCTCGTCCGCGACGGGGACACCTTTGCCGTCTACGACACCAAACTGTCGCGGCACGCGAAGGTGCCGGCTCTCCTCCAGCTCGCCGCTTACGCGGAAGCACTCGCCGGCAACGGAATTCCGACGTCCCCGGACGTCCACCTGCTACTCGGCGACGACAGCGACTCGGCGCACCCGCTCGGCGACATCGTGCCGGTGTACTCCGCGCGGCGCTCCTCGCTCGAACGAATTCTCGACGAGCACCGCGACGAGCAGTCGGTCGCGGAGTGGGGCGACCCCCGGTACACGGCATGCGGCCGCTGCGACACGTGCACCCCGGAGGTCGAGCAGCACCGCGACCTCCTGCTGGTGGCCGGCATGCGCTCGACGCAGCGGAGCAGGCTGATCGCGGCCGGCATCGGCACGCTCGACGCGCTCGCCGCGCACACGGGCGGCGTCGAGGGGCTGCCCGAGCGCACCCTGGAATCGTTGCGCGCCCAGGCTGCCCTGCAGTTGCGGCAGGAGTCCTCGGGCACCCCCGAGTTCCAGCTGTACGCCCCGCAGGCCCTGGGTGGGCTGCCGGAACCGGACGACGGCGACATCTTCTTCGACTTCGAGGGAGACCCGCTGTGGGCCGAGAACGGTTCCACCGACTGGGGTCTCGAATACCTCTTCGGCGTGGTCGAGGGTCCCGCCGAGGCCGCCGTGTTCCGGCCGTTCTGGGCGCACGACCGCGCGGAGGAGCGGCAGGCACTCGTCGACTTCCTCGACTACGTGACGGCACGGCGTCAGCAGTACCCGAACATGCACATCTACCACTACGCCGCGTACGAGAAGTCGGCGCTGCTGCGGCTGGCGGGACGGCACGGCGTCGGTGAGGAGACCGTCGACACCCTGCTGCGCGACAACGTCCTCGTCGACCTCTATCCGGTGGTGCGCGGGTGCCTGCGAATCGGCGAACGGTCCTACAGCATCAAGAAACTCGAACCGTTGTACATGCCGGAGCAACCGCGCGACGGCGACGTCACCAACGCCGCCGCGTCGGTGGTCGCGTACGCGGACTACTGCGATCACCGCGACAACGGCCGCGACGAGGAGGCCCGCGCACTGTTGCAGGGCATAGCCGACTACAACGAGTACGACTGCGATTCCACGTTGCGGCTGCGCGACTGGCTGATCGGGCAGGCGCAATCGCACGGCGTGGCCCTCCGGCCGCCGGGCGACGGGCCGACCCCGGTGACCGAGGAATGCACGCCCGCGGAGGCGGCGTTGCGCGAGTTCGCCGGGCACGGACCGAGCGAGCACCGGGGCCACGACCAGCAGGCCGCCGCACTCATGGCGGCGGCGGTCGGCTATCACCGGCGGGAGCGGAAACCGTTCTGGTGGGCGCACTTCGATCGGCTGGTCGTGCCGCACGACGAACTGTCGGACATCCGGGACGTCCTGGTGGTGTCGTCCGCGGTCGTCGAGGAGAACTGGCACAAGAGCACCCCTCGGCAGCGCAAGCTGCGTCGGCGTCTCGAGCTCACCGGCCGGTTCGGGACCGGGAGCACGGTGGGGCCCAAGACCACGATGTACGCGCTGTACGACACTCCCGCGCCGGAGGCGGTCGCGGGCGACAACGCGCAGCAGCGGGGCACGTGCACGGTCAACGTGCTCGAAGTCGGCAAGGACGGCCGCCGCCGCGACGTGGTGATCGTCGAGGAACTTCTGAACGGCGAAGAGTACGGTCAACTTCCGACGGCGATCACCCCCGGGCCACCGATCACGACCGACCGCATCGAATCGGCGATCGCGGTGGCCGCGGACGGCATGTGCTCACCGCTGCCGGAGCTCCCGCTGTGCGCGTCCGTGGACATTCTCAGGCGGTCCGATCCACGCACCCGGAGCGGCAATCCCCTCCCTCCCGTCGACGGCACGGACTACGCGGGCGCGATCACCGCGGCCCTGCTCGATCTCGAGGACTCGTACGTCGCGGTGCAGGGTCCGCCCGGCACCGGCAAGACGTACACCGGGGCGCGGGTGATCAAGGCACTGGTCGAGCAGCACCACTGGCGGATCGGCGTGGTCGCGCAATCACATTCGGTGATCGAAAACATGCTCGGCGGCGTCGTCAAGGCCGGTCTCCCCGCCGAACTCGTCGCGAAGAAGGACGGGCGGCATCGCGCCGCGACGTGGACCGACATCAGTTCCAACGATTACCCCGGCTTCATCGACCAGGCCGAGGGAACGGGCTGCGTGATCGGTGGGACCGCCTGGGACTTCGCCAACACCGACCGCGTTCCCCCCGGCAGCCTCGACCTGCTGGTCATCGACGAGGCCGGGCAGTTCGCTCTCGCCAACACCATCGCGGTGGGCGGTGCGGCCCGCAATCTCCTCCTGCTCGGCGACCCCCAGCAGCTCCCCCAGGTCAGCCAGGGCACCCACCCGGAACCGGTGGACGCGTCGGCGCTCGGGTGGCTCGCCGAGGGCCACGGGGCCCTGCCCGCGAGCCGGGGTTATTTCCTCGAGCGCACGTGGCGGATGCACCCGGACCTGTGCGCACCGGTGTCGACGCTGTCGTACGACGGCAAGCTGCGTTCGCAGGAATCGGCCAGTGCCGCACGACGACTCGACGGCATCGACGCCGGGGTCCACACCGTCGTCGTCGACCACCAGGGCAACGCCACCCAATCCCCCGAGGAATCGCGGGAAGTGGTCAACCGGATCACGAAGCTGCTCGGATCCGGCTGGACCGACCCCAGCGAGTTCGAGGGCACCCGCCCACTCGACGAGTCCGACATCCTGGTGGTGGCGCCGTACAACGCGCAGGTCGGGTTGATCGAACGCGATCTGGCGGCCGTCGGCCTCGACAAGGTGGAGGTGGGCACGGTCGACAAGTTCCAGGGGCGGGAGGCGGCCGTCGCCATCGTGTCGATGACCGCGTCCGCGATCGAGGACGTGCCGCGCGGCATGTCGTTCCTGCTGTCGCGGAACCGGATGAACGTGGCGGTCTCCCGCGGCAAGTGGGCGGCCATCATCGTCCGGTCGGAATCACTGACCCAGTACATGCCGAGCACCCCGGAAGGACTGATCGAGCTGGGCGCCTTCATGCGGCTGACCGATCAGCCGAAGCACTGA
- a CDS encoding AMP-dependent synthetase/ligase, translating into MREFSVPQSFSIPEDASMADTVFRHAEEDPKFVPFKRPGSGGWVDVTAAEFAEQVSAVAKGLIASGIELGDRVAILSATRYEWVVVDYAIWTAGGCTVAIYETSAPDQAKWILEDSGTSLLVVENANHADALKVVTDAAPDLKEVLQIEGGASEATGTSSSAIDELSKRGESITDEQLHERRHQVRASSPATLIYTSGTTGRPKGVQLTHSNFYAESAAVKLALSDAMYAGRRTLMFLPLAHVFARAISFGAFDAKVTVAHTADLTTLLDQFAAFKPHFILSVPRVFEKVYNSAKQKAYDGGKGSIFEKASATAIAYSEAQDNGGAGLGLKLKHALFDKLVYSKLRTALGGECDRAVSGGAALGARLGHFFRGIGVPVYEGYGLTETSAAVSVNTTRAQKVGTVGKPIDGHAAKIGEDGELLLKGPVVFGGYWHNDQATADSIRDGWFHTGDLGSIDEEGYISITGRKKEIIVTAGGKNVAPAVLEDALRAHPLISQCLVVGDGKPFIGALITLDSETLPGWKERHGLAADTPVSELVKNPDLVAEIDEAVAEGNKKVSNPERIKKYRILEVDFTQETGELTPTLKLKRNVIHKEHGAAIEAIYA; encoded by the coding sequence GTGCGTGAATTCTCGGTACCGCAGTCGTTCTCAATTCCGGAGGACGCCTCCATGGCGGACACGGTCTTCCGTCACGCCGAGGAGGACCCGAAGTTCGTTCCGTTCAAGCGCCCGGGCAGCGGCGGGTGGGTAGACGTCACCGCCGCCGAGTTCGCGGAGCAGGTCTCCGCCGTCGCGAAGGGCCTCATCGCGTCGGGCATCGAACTCGGTGACCGCGTCGCGATCCTCTCCGCGACCCGGTACGAGTGGGTCGTCGTCGACTACGCGATCTGGACGGCAGGCGGGTGCACCGTCGCCATCTACGAGACGTCCGCACCCGATCAGGCCAAGTGGATCCTCGAGGACTCCGGCACGTCGCTGCTGGTCGTCGAGAACGCGAACCATGCCGACGCGCTGAAGGTCGTCACCGACGCCGCGCCGGACCTGAAGGAGGTCCTGCAGATCGAAGGCGGGGCAAGCGAAGCGACGGGGACATCGTCGAGCGCGATAGATGAGCTGTCGAAGCGCGGGGAGAGCATCACCGACGAGCAACTGCACGAGCGTCGCCACCAGGTGCGCGCGTCGTCCCCCGCGACCCTCATCTACACGTCGGGCACCACGGGCCGCCCCAAGGGCGTGCAGTTGACGCACTCCAACTTCTACGCCGAGTCGGCGGCCGTGAAGCTGGCGCTCAGCGACGCGATGTACGCGGGCAGGCGCACCCTGATGTTCCTTCCCCTCGCGCACGTCTTCGCGCGTGCCATCTCGTTCGGGGCGTTCGACGCCAAGGTCACGGTCGCGCACACCGCCGACCTCACCACGCTGCTCGACCAGTTCGCGGCGTTCAAGCCGCACTTCATCCTGTCGGTGCCGCGCGTGTTCGAGAAGGTGTACAACTCCGCCAAGCAGAAGGCGTACGACGGCGGCAAGGGCAGCATCTTCGAGAAGGCGTCCGCCACCGCGATCGCGTACAGCGAGGCGCAGGACAACGGCGGCGCCGGGCTGGGACTCAAACTCAAGCACGCCCTGTTCGACAAGCTCGTCTACTCGAAGCTGCGCACCGCGCTCGGCGGCGAGTGCGACCGCGCCGTCTCCGGTGGCGCCGCGCTCGGTGCACGCCTCGGCCACTTCTTCCGCGGCATCGGCGTCCCGGTGTACGAGGGTTACGGTCTCACCGAGACCAGCGCCGCCGTCTCGGTGAACACCACCCGCGCACAGAAGGTCGGCACCGTCGGCAAGCCGATCGACGGCCACGCCGCGAAGATCGGCGAGGACGGCGAACTGCTGCTGAAGGGTCCCGTCGTGTTCGGCGGGTACTGGCACAACGATCAGGCCACCGCGGATTCGATCCGGGACGGCTGGTTCCACACCGGCGACCTCGGCTCGATCGACGAAGAGGGCTACATCTCGATCACCGGCCGCAAGAAGGAAATCATCGTCACCGCGGGCGGCAAGAACGTGGCGCCCGCGGTCCTCGAGGACGCCCTCCGCGCGCACCCGCTGATCAGCCAGTGCCTCGTGGTCGGTGACGGCAAGCCGTTCATCGGCGCTCTCATCACCCTCGACTCCGAGACCCTGCCCGGCTGGAAGGAACGTCACGGGCTGGCCGCCGACACCCCCGTGTCCGAACTGGTGAAGAACCCCGACCTGGTCGCCGAGATCGACGAGGCGGTGGCCGAGGGCAACAAGAAGGTGTCCAACCCGGAGCGGATCAAGAAGTACCGCATCCTCGAGGTCGACTTCACGCAGGAGACCGGTGAGCTCACGCCCACGCTGAAGCTCAAGCGGAACGTCATCCACAAGGAGCACGGCGCGGCCATCGAGGCCATCTACGCGTAA
- a CDS encoding alpha/beta hydrolase — translation MPFFDGHSGRVHYRHWSAVGGPVVQLVFLHGMGQHTGHYHRFARGLTPAGIGVWGIDQAGHGLSEGDRPGSVAELAEDAALLTRLADQHAPDVPLVLMGHSLGAAVSMELLLRGDSGFRGAILCGTPKTAAVQQTADALGSLEMPLLAVHGVDDRIAPIDPVRDWAAGIAGLELREFDDAGHDLLHEKVHAAVTAVVRDFVLDAARP, via the coding sequence ATGCCCTTCTTCGACGGCCACTCCGGACGCGTCCACTACCGGCACTGGAGCGCGGTGGGAGGACCCGTCGTCCAGCTGGTGTTTCTGCACGGGATGGGGCAGCACACCGGGCATTACCACCGGTTCGCGCGCGGACTGACGCCGGCGGGAATCGGCGTGTGGGGCATCGACCAGGCGGGTCACGGCCTGTCCGAGGGCGACCGCCCCGGGTCCGTCGCGGAGCTGGCGGAGGACGCCGCGCTCCTCACCCGGCTCGCGGACCAGCACGCACCGGACGTCCCGCTCGTGCTGATGGGGCATTCCCTCGGCGCCGCCGTCTCGATGGAACTTCTCCTGCGCGGCGACTCCGGATTCCGGGGCGCGATTCTGTGCGGGACCCCGAAGACGGCCGCCGTCCAGCAGACGGCGGACGCGCTGGGTTCGCTGGAGATGCCGCTGCTCGCGGTGCACGGCGTGGACGACCGCATCGCACCGATCGACCCCGTCCGGGACTGGGCGGCGGGCATCGCGGGGCTCGAATTGCGGGAGTTCGACGACGCCGGACACGACCTGCTGCACGAGAAGGTCCACGCCGCCGTCACGGCGGTCGTCCGCGATTTCGTGCTGGACGCTGCGCGCCCGTGA
- a CDS encoding amino acid deaminase/aldolase, protein MTPTLDRLIASTAEVDPPLAALDLTTLRANAADLVRRAGGTPVRVASKSVRCRAVLQVALGEDLTAAGGFRGIMAYSLREAIWLARHGAQDILMGYPTADRGALAELASEPGLLKRITLMVDSEDHLDFVSSAAGTTSLRARLCIDVDASLRLGPVHIGVRRSPLRDPSAVAALAKRAAARGFAVVGVMFYEAQIAGLPDSGPPIGWMKRASAKELATRRSAVVNAVQSEVGALEIVNSGGTGSLEVSSADPVVTEVTAGSGLYVPTLFDRYRSFRPHPSLYFALPAVRRPAPGIATLFGGGYIASGPAGRSRVPAPMWPTGLKLLRNEGAGEVQTPVTGRAAADLGIGDRVWFRHAKAGEMCERFAEVHLVESDGSRTAVPTYRGEGQCFG, encoded by the coding sequence GTGACGCCCACGCTCGACCGTCTCATAGCCTCGACCGCCGAGGTCGATCCGCCGCTGGCAGCACTCGACCTGACCACGCTGCGCGCCAACGCCGCCGACCTGGTCCGGCGCGCCGGCGGAACCCCGGTCCGGGTCGCCAGCAAATCCGTCCGCTGCCGTGCGGTACTCCAGGTCGCGCTGGGTGAGGATCTCACCGCAGCCGGGGGCTTCCGCGGGATCATGGCGTACTCGCTCCGCGAGGCGATCTGGCTGGCCCGGCACGGCGCGCAGGACATTCTCATGGGCTACCCGACCGCCGACCGCGGGGCCCTCGCAGAACTGGCCTCCGAACCCGGACTGCTGAAGCGGATCACCCTGATGGTCGACAGCGAAGACCACCTCGACTTCGTGTCGTCCGCCGCCGGCACGACGTCCCTCCGGGCTCGGCTGTGCATCGACGTCGACGCGTCGCTCCGGCTCGGGCCCGTCCACATCGGGGTCCGCCGTTCCCCGCTCCGCGATCCGTCCGCCGTCGCCGCGCTCGCGAAACGAGCCGCCGCGCGGGGATTCGCCGTCGTCGGAGTCATGTTCTACGAAGCGCAGATCGCGGGACTGCCCGACTCCGGCCCGCCGATCGGCTGGATGAAGCGGGCGTCCGCCAAGGAACTCGCGACCCGTCGCAGCGCCGTGGTGAACGCAGTGCAGTCGGAGGTCGGGGCGCTCGAGATCGTCAACAGCGGGGGCACCGGCTCACTCGAGGTGAGCTCTGCCGACCCGGTCGTGACGGAGGTGACGGCCGGTTCCGGCCTGTACGTCCCGACGCTCTTCGACCGGTACCGCTCGTTCCGCCCGCACCCGTCGCTGTACTTCGCGCTCCCGGCGGTCCGGCGGCCGGCGCCCGGCATCGCGACGCTGTTCGGCGGCGGCTACATCGCCTCCGGACCCGCCGGGCGCAGCCGCGTGCCCGCACCGATGTGGCCGACGGGCCTGAAGTTGCTGCGCAACGAGGGCGCCGGCGAGGTGCAGACTCCCGTGACCGGTAGAGCGGCAGCCGATCTCGGCATCGGCGACCGCGTGTGGTTCCGGCACGCGAAGGCCGGCGAGATGTGTGAGAGGTTCGCCGAGGTGCACCTCGTCGAGTCGGACGGATCCCGCACCGCCGTGCCTACCTACCGCGGCGAAGGTCAGTGCTTCGGCTGA
- a CDS encoding phosphoribosyltransferase: MLYTSRADAGRRLAAALDHLRGTDLVVLGLPRGGVPVAYEIAAALSAPLDVVLVRKLGVPWQPELAMGAIGEGESRVINDDVLRIARVSKTSLAMVEAKERHELERRARVLRGGRPRASLRGRIAVLVDDGMATGATAAVACQSVKKLGAARVVVAVPVAAPEAVGRLRVTADEVVCPYTPADLGGVGNAYADFHQLSDSEVTDLLTPR; encoded by the coding sequence ATGTTGTACACCAGTCGCGCCGACGCCGGTCGCCGACTGGCCGCCGCACTGGACCACCTGCGCGGAACCGACCTGGTGGTACTCGGCCTGCCGCGCGGCGGCGTCCCCGTCGCATACGAGATCGCCGCGGCCCTGTCGGCTCCCCTCGACGTCGTGCTCGTCCGCAAGCTGGGCGTCCCGTGGCAGCCGGAACTCGCGATGGGCGCCATCGGCGAGGGTGAGTCCCGGGTGATCAACGACGACGTTCTCCGCATCGCCCGGGTCAGCAAGACGTCGCTCGCCATGGTGGAGGCGAAGGAACGCCACGAACTCGAGCGGCGGGCACGGGTGCTGCGCGGCGGCAGGCCCCGGGCGTCGCTGAGAGGCCGGATCGCCGTTCTCGTCGACGACGGCATGGCCACGGGAGCGACCGCGGCGGTGGCCTGCCAGTCGGTCAAGAAGCTGGGTGCGGCCCGGGTGGTCGTCGCGGTCCCGGTGGCCGCGCCCGAGGCCGTCGGCCGGCTGCGCGTGACCGCCGACGAGGTCGTCTGCCCCTACACCCCAGCCGATCTCGGCGGCGTCGGCAACGCGTACGCCGATTTCCATCAACTCTCGGACAGCGAGGTCACAGACCTGCTGACGCCCCGCTGA
- a CDS encoding TetR/AcrR family transcriptional regulator, with amino-acid sequence MLNRLPADERRAQLVESALSIAEQRGVASVTVRAVAEEAGVSLGVVHYCFESKEELLAAMGESLVLQLSASMRLAFGQVRHAPDLRGIDGLRELLHIGISGMWPIIEATPDRQLLTYEITAQALRHRASGSERAGDIAGQQYRTMDEEAIEFLSECARIAGVGWGTPVEAIARFGLAMLDGLVLRWLVDRDSEAMIAALDEMVQVITAKAVEQA; translated from the coding sequence ATGCTGAACAGGCTTCCTGCGGATGAACGTCGTGCCCAACTCGTCGAGTCGGCGCTGTCCATCGCGGAGCAGCGCGGCGTCGCGTCGGTCACGGTGCGTGCCGTGGCGGAGGAGGCGGGTGTGTCTCTGGGCGTGGTGCACTACTGCTTCGAGAGCAAGGAAGAGCTCCTCGCCGCGATGGGCGAGAGTCTGGTTCTCCAGCTCAGCGCGTCGATGCGGCTGGCGTTCGGTCAGGTGCGCCACGCGCCGGACCTGCGCGGCATCGACGGTCTGCGAGAGCTGCTCCATATCGGGATCAGCGGAATGTGGCCGATCATCGAGGCCACCCCGGACCGCCAGTTGCTGACGTACGAGATCACCGCGCAGGCATTGCGGCACCGGGCGTCCGGGAGCGAGCGGGCCGGCGACATCGCGGGTCAGCAATACCGGACGATGGACGAGGAGGCGATCGAGTTCCTCTCCGAGTGCGCGCGGATCGCCGGTGTCGGCTGGGGCACTCCGGTCGAGGCGATCGCGCGGTTCGGGCTGGCCATGCTGGACGGGCTCGTGCTGCGGTGGCTTGTCGACCGGGACAGCGAGGCGATGATCGCGGCGCTGGACGAGATGGTGCAGGTGATCACGGCGAAGGCGGTCGAGCAGGCCTGA
- a CDS encoding carbon-nitrogen hydrolase family protein yields MVDVAVIQFAPGQDKQENLRTVRTLAAEAAGRGAKVVVAPEYSMFTAPRTDERIVESAEALDGEFVAGLAATAKELDVHLVAGVNEALPGDDRISNTLVALGSGGDVVATYRKLHLYDAFGYKESDVIRAGEIGTPETFAVDGLTFGMQTCYDLRFPEVTRRIVDAGADVLLLPAQWVPGPLKEEHWSTLIRARAIENTVYVAAADQSARTGAGNSMIVDPMGVTLVSLGERVGTAVASVDPERITEVREKNPALALRRFTVSEI; encoded by the coding sequence ATGGTCGATGTCGCTGTCATTCAGTTCGCTCCGGGTCAGGACAAGCAGGAGAACCTGCGCACGGTCCGCACGCTCGCCGCCGAGGCCGCGGGCCGCGGCGCGAAGGTGGTGGTGGCGCCGGAGTACTCGATGTTCACGGCACCCAGAACCGACGAGCGCATCGTCGAGTCGGCCGAGGCCCTGGACGGCGAGTTCGTCGCCGGGCTGGCCGCGACCGCGAAGGAACTCGACGTCCATCTGGTGGCGGGCGTCAACGAGGCGCTGCCCGGCGACGACCGCATCTCCAACACCCTCGTGGCGCTCGGGTCCGGCGGCGACGTCGTCGCCACCTACCGCAAACTCCACCTGTACGACGCGTTCGGCTACAAGGAGTCCGACGTCATCCGCGCCGGGGAGATCGGCACCCCGGAGACCTTCGCCGTCGACGGCCTCACGTTCGGCATGCAGACGTGCTACGACCTCCGGTTCCCCGAGGTCACCCGGCGGATCGTCGACGCGGGCGCCGACGTGCTGCTGCTGCCGGCTCAGTGGGTGCCCGGACCGCTCAAGGAGGAGCACTGGTCGACGCTGATCCGGGCGCGCGCGATCGAGAACACCGTGTACGTGGCGGCCGCCGATCAGAGCGCGCGCACCGGGGCCGGGAACAGCATGATCGTCGACCCGATGGGTGTGACCCTCGTGTCGCTCGGTGAGCGGGTGGGCACCGCGGTCGCGTCGGTCGATCCGGAGCGGATCACCGAGGTCCGGGAGAAGAATCCCGCGCTCGCCCTGCGCCGATTCACCGTCAGCGAGATCTGA